A genomic window from Candidatus Kryptoniota bacterium includes:
- a CDS encoding DinB family protein: protein MKSKTLALIRKYENGPGDLIAAVDGLNESQLDRRLSPGKWSIRQQINHLADSELNMVHRMKKVLSEDTPLLMAFDQDKWAKRSSYENLSAENSVALFYTLRAAMVPILKSLQEKDFERFGIHSENGKVSLKDLLEDAIEHSEHHTKQIESIKRKHKIR from the coding sequence ATGAAATCAAAAACTCTGGCCCTTATCCGGAAATACGAGAACGGACCCGGTGACCTTATCGCCGCTGTTGACGGACTGAATGAATCTCAACTCGACAGGCGTTTATCTCCCGGAAAGTGGAGCATAAGGCAGCAAATTAATCACCTGGCGGATTCGGAACTGAATATGGTACACCGCATGAAGAAAGTGCTATCGGAAGACACTCCACTCCTTATGGCGTTCGACCAGGATAAATGGGCAAAAAGGTCTTCTTATGAGAATTTGTCGGCCGAAAATTCCGTCGCCCTTTTTTACACGCTTCGCGCCGCGATGGTGCCGATCCTCAAGAGCCTGCAAGAAAAGGACTTCGAGAGGTTCGGGATTCACAGCGAGAATGGTAAGGTCAGCCTGAAAGACCTCCTGGAAGATGCGATTGAACATTCGGAACATCACACGAAACAGATCGAGAGCATTAAACGCAAACATAAAATCCGGTAA
- a CDS encoding aldehyde dehydrogenase family protein → MKEYGLYIDGKFVDSAGGETAESINPFDGSVVAKFSTAKADDIDLAVKAARRAFHSGVWTEIPADERAKYLKKISDLINEKAAELVELEVLDSGSTLKKAREDVFLSARAFNIFSKLAVGENEREMIEISKPGYARNILRYEPVGVVGAIIPWNFPLKMAAWKIGPALAAGCTIVLKPSELTPATAMELAKIIDASGIPPGVVNVLPGYGNDAGESLVRHPDVDKIAFTGSTAVGKKIMQIASDDLKRVTLECGGKSANIVLDDADMNVAIDGSLYGMFYHSGQCCEAATRLFLHEKIHDEFVATLSERAAKMKLGDPMSADTDIGPLISKKQQQKVLDYISSGRKENYLLAIGGGIPKAPELKNGFFVEPTIFVGVDNRSRISQEEIFGPVLVVTKFKTDDEAVSLSNDVAYGLAAGVWSRNLERARKIADRLKAGTVWINEWHLLNERAPFGGYKQSGIGREFGRIGIEEYMEVKHIHIDDGVPREKRAWYDVVVPKS, encoded by the coding sequence ATGAAAGAATACGGACTCTATATAGACGGTAAGTTTGTCGACTCGGCCGGAGGAGAAACCGCGGAATCAATTAACCCCTTTGACGGTTCGGTAGTTGCAAAGTTTTCGACAGCGAAAGCGGATGATATCGATCTCGCTGTTAAAGCTGCGCGGCGAGCGTTCCACTCGGGAGTGTGGACAGAGATTCCGGCTGATGAACGCGCGAAATACCTGAAGAAGATATCCGACTTGATAAATGAAAAAGCGGCGGAGCTTGTCGAGCTCGAAGTCCTCGATTCGGGTTCCACCTTGAAGAAAGCAAGAGAGGATGTTTTTCTGAGCGCGAGAGCATTCAATATATTCTCGAAGCTTGCAGTCGGCGAAAATGAGCGCGAGATGATCGAGATTTCTAAACCGGGATATGCCAGGAATATTTTAAGATACGAACCCGTCGGAGTTGTCGGCGCGATCATCCCCTGGAATTTCCCTCTAAAGATGGCAGCGTGGAAAATCGGGCCGGCGCTTGCAGCTGGATGTACCATCGTCCTTAAACCATCTGAGCTCACTCCGGCTACCGCGATGGAACTCGCGAAGATAATTGACGCGTCGGGAATTCCGCCTGGAGTGGTGAATGTTCTGCCCGGCTACGGGAACGATGCGGGAGAGAGTCTCGTCAGGCATCCGGACGTCGATAAGATCGCGTTCACCGGCTCAACTGCCGTCGGAAAGAAAATCATGCAGATCGCTTCGGACGATCTCAAACGCGTCACGCTCGAATGCGGCGGAAAATCCGCAAACATAGTTCTGGATGACGCGGACATGAATGTCGCGATCGACGGCTCTCTCTACGGAATGTTCTACCATTCCGGCCAGTGTTGTGAGGCGGCAACTCGCCTTTTCCTCCATGAGAAAATACATGACGAATTTGTCGCGACGCTTTCGGAACGCGCGGCCAAAATGAAACTCGGGGATCCAATGAGCGCGGATACGGACATCGGACCGCTCATCTCGAAGAAGCAACAGCAGAAAGTCCTTGATTACATAAGCAGCGGTCGGAAAGAAAATTACCTGCTCGCTATCGGCGGCGGAATTCCTAAAGCACCTGAACTAAAGAACGGGTTCTTCGTCGAGCCGACAATCTTCGTCGGTGTCGATAACCGGTCAAGGATTTCACAGGAGGAGATCTTCGGGCCGGTACTCGTCGTGACCAAATTTAAAACCGATGATGAGGCGGTGTCTCTCTCGAACGATGTGGCATACGGCCTTGCTGCCGGAGTATGGAGCAGGAATTTGGAGCGGGCCCGAAAAATTGCCGACAGGCTCAAGGCCGGAACGGTCTGGATCAACGAGTGGCATCTCCTGAATGAGCGCGCGCCTTTCGGCGGCTACAAGCAAAGCGGGATCGGAAGAGAGTTCGGTCGGATCGGGATCGAAGAATACATGGAAGTCAAGCATATCCATATCGACGACGGCGTACCGCGGGAGAAACGCGCGTGGTACGATGTGGTCGTTCCCAAAAGCTGA